In the Bacteroidales bacterium genome, one interval contains:
- a CDS encoding N-acetylmuramoyl-L-alanine amidase, which produces MKILLVFSFFLSFVFVRGQVLEISPSQSKKNQNVEVQINDFKLTQEGGYYFKLASPISFNSFGIGWRCFSYEVERNEFLLTYRVHKKEGKWDFWKNADAFVTPEETPTGLFWTDLLFGIDMGEHDSIEAILYAPVRCKIEEIRISFQFVPESNYEDRGLLHPSPEDHPKSCPAFPSYIGRSGWCGSNNACLNPTYTITYINPTHTVVHHGASPNTYTDGAAVVYSYWNYHVNTLGWSDIGYNYLFDKYGNMYQGRHNPNYLNPSNYRDVKGAHAGASNSYSIGINFLGNADVTVPTAVQLDKCAQFLAWWYHHYGFDPTSSASIVLQSGGTGTVKRICGHRDVNVGGTTCPGDTLYNKLSFIRTETKNKILACSQPSDNIPPATTINIDGNVLNDWRGNDFWVEFDDYDNPGGSGIDTSFFQVIEYNGTEWRCNAQHGMFNDNFNGPTIHPDWTIVSGNWSIDNGRLKQSDESLTNPNIYASLTQTSQHVYLYQYAGRIEGTGTNRRFGFFFFASDATQTYRGNAYMVYFRADGDNVEIYKSTNNSISGILAQGTYVIDPNVWYDFKVTYNPSTGTIKVYVNNTFVVSWTDPNPLTSGNYISLRTGGCIGIYDDFKVRVSRDHLEFITVGSQSNKMIRYQSPTKSQEACRINTVVLDKAKNWSNVVIKNVKIDWTRPTTQFSVSGWQTSDFIVNFQDSDNVNGSGVSRRFYQARCWNGNKWTANSQAGFIYDDINSSSLSSWTVQTGTWIINNGDTLVQTDESLSNTNIWTYLKQDLSNRYLYEFDMKIEGSGTNIRAGFHYMSDSASLTNRGNSYFVWFRIKPATQEKYLEFYKVYNDVFEQVKVLPCNIQLGKWYNVKIIFDRITGETFVYLDDVLVGEWKDDAPFSTGKYISFRSGNSRLSINNVKVYRTRYPQVTISTQGNGAHILYDNINPSTPGAKIVSLVTDSAHNISLAFECLVNVDLTSPVFSWVRDGINIDVDTLYDSQVYSASWEAQDPNSGISQYWFALGTAPGLDDVITWASTGTLTQITIPLPSLVYGQRYYASIRALNGAGKDSYAYSDGFVYWTQNLPQAAFHPDQDTVFLPNATVTFINESQNATTFLWDFGDGQTSTQVNPVHTYTTSGSYTVSLIASNSPLPSDTLVVPQCVTVLNSSFVSEFEMGIYIYPIPFEHELSIRFEKPFSGKVSLYDMIGQIVFQDVIDNRELVQVKQLASLSEGQYMLLLQSSSGDYTRVLIQKIK; this is translated from the coding sequence ATGAAGATCCTTTTAGTATTTTCGTTTTTCTTGAGCTTTGTGTTCGTACGTGGTCAAGTCTTAGAAATATCCCCATCACAATCTAAGAAAAATCAAAATGTTGAAGTTCAAATTAACGATTTTAAATTAACTCAAGAAGGGGGATATTATTTTAAACTTGCTTCACCCATCTCTTTTAATAGCTTTGGAATAGGTTGGCGATGTTTTTCATATGAAGTTGAGAGAAATGAATTTTTACTTACTTACAGAGTCCACAAAAAAGAAGGAAAATGGGATTTCTGGAAAAATGCTGATGCATTCGTGACTCCTGAAGAAACTCCCACAGGTCTATTTTGGACTGATCTTCTTTTTGGTATAGATATGGGCGAGCACGACAGCATTGAAGCCATACTTTATGCACCTGTCAGATGCAAAATTGAAGAAATTCGAATTTCATTTCAATTTGTTCCCGAGAGTAATTACGAGGATCGTGGTTTGCTTCATCCATCACCCGAGGATCATCCCAAGTCCTGTCCTGCTTTTCCTTCTTACATTGGTCGATCAGGCTGGTGTGGAAGTAATAATGCATGTTTAAATCCCACATATACTATCACTTACATCAATCCGACTCATACGGTAGTTCATCATGGTGCATCACCAAATACCTATACGGATGGAGCAGCTGTGGTATACAGCTATTGGAATTATCATGTAAACACACTTGGTTGGAGCGACATTGGTTACAACTATCTATTTGACAAGTATGGTAATATGTATCAGGGACGTCATAATCCAAACTACTTGAATCCTTCCAATTATAGAGACGTAAAAGGTGCACATGCAGGTGCATCTAACTCATATTCCATAGGAATTAATTTCCTTGGTAATGCAGATGTAACTGTCCCTACGGCAGTTCAACTTGATAAATGTGCACAATTTCTTGCTTGGTGGTATCATCATTACGGATTTGATCCCACTTCCTCAGCAAGTATTGTTTTGCAAAGCGGAGGAACAGGTACTGTTAAGCGTATTTGTGGTCATAGAGATGTAAATGTCGGAGGAACGACATGCCCGGGAGATACTCTCTATAATAAGCTCTCGTTCATTCGCACGGAAACAAAAAACAAAATTCTTGCTTGTTCGCAACCTTCCGACAATATTCCTCCTGCTACTACCATCAACATAGATGGAAATGTATTGAATGATTGGCGTGGAAATGATTTTTGGGTAGAATTTGACGACTATGACAACCCTGGGGGTTCTGGAATTGATACGTCATTTTTTCAAGTCATTGAATATAACGGTACTGAATGGCGATGTAATGCTCAGCATGGTATGTTCAATGATAACTTCAATGGACCAACCATACATCCAGATTGGACTATTGTTTCGGGTAATTGGTCGATTGACAATGGTCGGCTAAAACAAAGTGATGAAAGTCTTACCAATCCTAACATTTATGCATCTTTAACTCAAACTTCTCAACACGTTTACCTCTATCAATATGCTGGTCGTATAGAAGGTACTGGCACTAATCGTAGATTCGGCTTTTTCTTTTTTGCTTCGGATGCTACGCAAACTTATCGTGGAAATGCTTATATGGTGTATTTCAGGGCTGATGGTGACAATGTTGAAATATATAAAAGTACCAACAATTCCATCAGTGGAATTTTAGCTCAAGGAACTTATGTCATCGATCCCAACGTGTGGTATGACTTCAAGGTAACCTACAATCCATCCACCGGTACCATTAAAGTGTATGTCAATAATACGTTTGTTGTTTCATGGACAGATCCTAATCCTCTAACATCAGGCAATTATATTTCTCTTCGGACTGGTGGTTGCATTGGTATTTATGATGATTTTAAAGTACGCGTATCTCGAGATCATTTAGAATTCATTACTGTGGGAAGCCAGTCTAATAAAATGATTCGTTATCAAAGTCCAACAAAAAGTCAAGAAGCTTGCAGAATCAATACAGTTGTTTTGGATAAAGCAAAAAATTGGTCAAACGTAGTCATAAAAAACGTTAAAATTGATTGGACAAGACCAACCACTCAATTTTCTGTATCAGGATGGCAAACATCTGATTTTATTGTAAATTTTCAAGATTCTGATAATGTCAATGGGAGTGGAGTTTCTAGAAGATTTTACCAAGCAAGATGCTGGAATGGAAACAAATGGACTGCTAATTCTCAAGCAGGTTTCATTTACGATGACATTAACTCTTCATCTTTGTCTTCGTGGACTGTTCAGACGGGTACGTGGATTATTAATAATGGCGATACTTTAGTTCAGACAGATGAATCTTTATCAAATACCAATATCTGGACTTATTTAAAACAGGATCTCAGTAATCGTTACCTTTACGAATTTGACATGAAAATAGAAGGAAGTGGCACCAACATACGTGCAGGTTTTCATTATATGAGTGATTCTGCATCATTGACAAATCGGGGAAACTCCTATTTTGTTTGGTTTAGGATCAAACCTGCTACTCAAGAGAAATATCTCGAGTTTTATAAAGTATATAACGACGTATTCGAACAAGTAAAGGTACTTCCGTGTAATATTCAACTTGGAAAATGGTATAATGTGAAAATTATTTTTGATCGCATCACCGGCGAAACTTTTGTTTATCTCGATGATGTTCTTGTGGGCGAGTGGAAAGATGATGCGCCATTTTCTACTGGAAAATACATATCGTTTCGTAGTGGCAACAGCCGTCTTAGTATCAACAACGTGAAAGTTTACCGGACACGCTATCCTCAAGTGACCATTAGTACACAGGGTAATGGTGCTCATATACTTTATGATAATATAAATCCATCTACACCTGGTGCTAAAATTGTTTCACTGGTAACGGACAGTGCTCATAATATATCTTTAGCTTTTGAATGTTTAGTTAACGTGGATTTAACATCTCCTGTTTTTAGTTGGGTTCGCGATGGGATTAATATCGATGTGGATACGTTGTATGATAGTCAGGTATACTCTGCTAGTTGGGAAGCTCAAGATCCAAATTCAGGTATCAGTCAGTATTGGTTTGCTTTAGGAACTGCTCCAGGTTTGGATGATGTCATTACATGGGCTTCAACTGGAACCTTGACTCAAATTACCATACCTTTACCATCGCTCGTTTATGGCCAGCGTTATTATGCTAGCATAAGGGCTCTAAACGGTGCAGGGAAAGATTCGTATGCCTATTCAGATGGTTTCGTATACTGGACACAAAACCTTCCTCAGGCTGCTTTTCATCCTGATCAAGATACAGTTTTTTTGCCCAATGCTACAGTTACTTTCATCAACGAAAGTCAAAATGCTACCACTTTTTTATGGGATTTTGGTGATGGTCAAACTTCTACTCAGGTAAATCCTGTCCATACTTATACTACAAGTGGTTCGTATACTGTATCCCTCATAGCATCTAATTCACCTTTGCCTTCTGATACACTTGTGGTGCCCCAATGCGTAACAGTTTTAAATTCTTCATTTGTGAGTGAATTTGAAATGGGAATTTATATCTACCCTATACCCTTTGAACATGAACTTTCGATTCGTTTCGAAAAACCATTCTCTGGTAAAGTGAGCCTTTATGATATGATAGGCCAAATAGTCTTTCAGGATGTAATTGACAACAGGGAATTGGTTCAGGTGAAGCAACTTGCATCTTTGAGTGAAGGACAATACATGTTGCTTCTTCAATCGTCATCGGGCGATTATACACGCGTTTTAATCCAAAAAATCAAATAA